The following are encoded in a window of Vigna unguiculata cultivar IT97K-499-35 chromosome 8, ASM411807v1, whole genome shotgun sequence genomic DNA:
- the LOC114195641 gene encoding uncharacterized protein LOC114195641 gives MGSVSLKIGDGTARFQRATLCSSAVNILMIFSVITTNLFALYAFTASPKHPQHLLHNHAHKNISLISEQVSLILREIDLSQKKLAQMEKELLGYESIDLSRPNIASELKLFLQRHQLPLGKDSRTGITEMVPSVGHTCEKNSDLLSQFMSYKVFGACPDDWSVAQKLILRGCEPLPRRRCFAKTVSKLGLYPFPDSLWKPVANKTVNWSGLGCKNFECLNSKKLSRECIGCFDLVHGNENAKFVKAKSKNDFVVDDVLALGGGGVRIGFDIGGGSGSFAARMADRNVTVVTNTLNVDAPFSEFIAARGLFPLYLSLDHRFPFYDNVFDLVHASSGLDVGGKSEKLEFLMFDIDRVLRAGGLFWLDNLFCANEEKKQSLTRLIERFGYKKLKWVVGEKIDSVGSGKPEVVLSAVLQKPVRV, from the coding sequence ATGGGTTCAGTTTCTCTGAAAATTGGAGATGGAACAGCGAGATTCCAAAGAGCAACACTGTGTTCTTCAGCTGTTAACATTCTGATGATTTTCTCGGTCATAACCACCAACCTCTTTGCTCTCTACGCCTTCACTGCTTCTCCAAAACACCCCCAACACCTTCTCCACAATCATGCTCACAAGAACATTTCTCTGATTTCGGAGCAGGTCTCGCTCATTCTCAGGGAGATCGATTTGTCCCAGAAGAAACTGGCCCAGATGGAAAAAGAGCTTCTGGGGTACGAAAGCATTGATCTTTCAAGGCCCAACATTGCATCCGAGCTCAAACTCTTCCTCCAGCGCCACCAGCTCCCTCTGGGGAAAGACTCAAGAACTGGGATCACTGAGATGGTGCCATCTGTGGGTCACACCTGTGAGAAAAATTCAGACTTGCTGTCTCAGTTCATGAGTTACAAGGTTTTCGGAGCTTGCCCTGATGATTGGAGCGTGGCACAGAAGCTGATCTTAAGAGGGTGTGAGCCTTTGCCTAGGAGGAGGTGTTTTGCAAAGACGGTTTCCAAGTTAGGTTTGTACCCTTTTCCAGATTCTCTTTGGAAGCCTGTTGCTAATAAGACTGTTAACTGGAGTGGTCTTGGTTGCAAGAACTTTGAGTGTTTGAATAGTAAGAAGTTGAGTAGGGAGTGCATTGGTTGCTTTGATTTGGTCCATGGCAATGAGAATGCTAAGTTTGTTAAGGCTAAGAGTAAGAACGATTTTgtggttgatgatgttttggcCTTGGGAGGTGGAGGGGTTAGAATAGGGTTTGACATTGGTGGAGGGTCTGGTTCCTTTGCTGCTAGAATGGCTGATAGGAATGTTACTGTGGTTACCAACACTCTCAATGTTGATGCTCCATTCAGTGAATTCATTGCTGCAAGAGGGCTTTTTCCTCTTTACTTGAGCTTGGATCATAGGTTTCCTTTCTATGATAATGTGTTTGATTTGGTTCATGCTTCAAGTGGGTTAGATGTTGGAGGGAAGAGTGAGAAATTGGAGTTTCTGATGTTTGACATTGATAGAGTTTTGAGGGCTGGTGGTTTGTTCTGGCTGGATAACTTGTTTTGTgcaaatgaagaaaagaagcaATCTTTGACTCGGTTGATTGAAAGGTTTGGatataagaaattgaaatgggTTGTGGGAGAGAAGATTGATAGTGTTGGGTCTGGCAAACCTGAAGTGGTGTTATCTGCAGTGCTTCAGAAACCTGTTAGAGTTTAG
- the LOC114194750 gene encoding probable pre-mRNA-splicing factor ATP-dependent RNA helicase DEAH5, with the protein MAVDNPEDGLKKLEYLSLVSKVCTELESHTGTGDKVLAEFITELGRSSENVEEFDAKLKENGAEMPDYFVRTLLTIIHAILPPKPKDLKKEKESANGKTKFKALAIADDRDRAKELRKEIESEAREKQSKQIEEDDGYRDRDRRDRRRDRYDEDDRRDHRRRGRDRDDEDDRRDYSRRGRDRDDEDDRRDYSRRGRDRNDKDRDRDGDRHERRRRDDYEENGRGRENGDRDGNRKGTLHVSGEPELYAVYKGRVSRVMETGCFVQLEDIRGKEGLVHASQIATRRITNAKDIIKRDKEVYVKVISVSGQKLSLSMRDVDQHTGKDLLPLKKSSEDDALRMNPQGSRDGPVTRTGLSGIRIVEEDDVGSSRRPLKRMSSPEKWEAKQLIASGVMSVSEYPTYDEEGDGLLYQEEGAEEELEIELNEDEPAFLQGQSRYSMDMSPVKIFKNPEGSLGRAAALQSALIKERREVREQQQRTMLDSIPKDLNRPWEDPMPESGERHLAQELRGVGLSAYDMPEWKKDAYGKTITFGQRSKLSIQEQRQSLPIYKLKKELIQAVHDNQVLVVIGETGSGKTTQVTQYLAEAGYTTRGKIGCTQPRRVAAMSVAKRVAEEFGCRLGEEVGYAIRFEDCTGPDTVIKYMTDGMLLREILVDDNLSQYSVIMLDEAHERTIHTDVLFGLLKQLVRRRPELRLIVTSATLDAEKFSGYFFNCNIFTIPGRTFPVEILYTKQPESDYLDASLITVLQIHLTEPEGDILLFLTGQEEIDFACQSLYERMKGLGKNVPELIILPVYSALPSEMQSRIFEPAPPGKRKVVVATNIAEASLTIDGIFYVIDPGFAKQNVYNPKQGLDSLVITPISQASAKQRAGRAGRTGPGKCYRLYTESAYRNEMSPTTIPEIQRINLGMTTLNMKAMGINDLLSFDFMDPPSPQALISAMEQLYSLGALDEEGLLTKLGRKMAEFPLDPPLSKMLLASVDLGCSDEILTIIAMIQTGNIFYRPREKQAQADQKRAKFFQPEGDHLTLLAVYEAWKAKNFSGPWCFENFVQSRSLRRAQDVRKQLLTIMDKYKLDVVSAGKNFTKVRKAITAGFFFHAARKDPQEGYRTLVENQPVYIHPSSALFQRQPDWVIYHELVMTTKEYMREVTVIDPKWLVELAPRFFKVADPTKMSKRKRQERIEPLYDRYHEPNSWRLSKRRA; encoded by the exons ATGGCGGTAGATAATCCTGAGGATGGATTGAAGAAGTTGGAATACTTGTCTCTTGTGTCGAAGGTTTGCACCGAGTTGGAGTCCCATACGGGCACCGGCGACAAAGTTCTGGCGGAGTTCATCACTGAGTTGGGTCGATCGTCGGAGAATGTTGAGGAATTTGATGCGAAATTGAAGGAGAATGGTGCGGAAATGCCGGATTACTTTGTCCGAACGCTCCTCACTATTATTCACGCGATTCTCCCTCCCAAGCCGAAGGATTtgaaaaaggagaaagagaGTGCCAATGGCAAGACCAAGTTCAAGGCTCTGGCCATCGCAGACGACAGGGACCGGGCCAAGGAGCTTCGGAAGGAGATAGAATCTGAGGCAAGGGAGAAGCAGAGTAAGCAAATTGAGGAAGATGATGGATACAGAGACAGAGATAGAAGAGATAGGCGCAGAGATAGGTATGATGAAGATGATAGAAGAGATCATCGCAGAAGAGGAAGAGACagagatgatgaagatgatagAAGGGATTACAGCAGAAGAGGTAGAGATagagatgatgaagatgatagAAGGGATTACAGCAGAAGAGGAAGAGATAGAAATGATAAGGATAGAGATAGAGATGGTGACAGGCATGAGAGGCGCAGGAGAGATGATTATGAAGAGAATGGTCGTGGAAGGGAGAATGGAGATAGAGATGGTAATAGGAAGGGTACACTGCATGTTTCTGGTGAACCCGAATTATATGCCGTTTACAAAGGGAGGGTGTCCAGGGTAATGGAAACTGGGTGCTTTGTCCAGTTAGAAGACATAAGAGGGAAGGAGGGGTTGGTCCATGCGTCACAGATAGCCACTCGGAGGATCACAAATGCCAAAGACATTATTAAGCGCGACAAGGAGGTTTATGTAAAGGTGATATCAGTTTCCGGTCAGAAGTTGTCTCTTTCCATGAGGGACGTTGATCAGCACACAGGTAAGGATCTCCTTCCGTTGAAGAAGAGCTCCGAGGACGATGCCTTGAGGATGAATCCGCAGGGTTCAAGGGATGGGCCGGTTACCAGGACAGGTCTTTCAGGTATCAGGATTGTAGAAGAAGATGATGTTGGTTCTTCACGGAGACCTCTGAAGAGAATGAGCTCACCGGAGAAATGGGAAGCAAAACAGTTGATTGCTTCAGGTGTGATGAGTGTTTCAGAGTATCCAACTTATGACGAAGAGGGAGATGGGTTGCTGTACCAAGAGGAAGGAGCTGAGGAGGAGCTTGAGATTGAGTTGAATGAGGATGAACCCGCATTCTTGCAAGGGCAGAGCAGATACTCAATGGATATGTCTCCTGTTAAGATTTTTAAGAATCCCGAAGGTTCTCTGGGTCGAGCTGCTGCACTCCAGTCTGCACTTATAAAGGAGCGTAGGGAAGTACGAGAACAACAACAACGGACAATGCTTGATTCAATTCCCAAGGATCTCAATCGGCCTTGGGAAGACCCTATGCCAGAGTCAGGTGAAAGGCATCTTGCCCAGGAGCTTAGGGGTGTTGGTTTATCAGCCTATGATATGCCAGAATGGAAGAAGGATGCATATGGAAAAACAATTACCTTTGGGCAAAGGTCAAAGCTTTCTATTCAAGAGCAGAGGCAGAGTTTGCCAatttacaagttaaaaaaagaattgattcAGGCTGTGCATGATAATCAGGTGTTGGTTGTTATTGGAGAAACTGGTTCAGGTAAGACTACTCAGGTCACACAGTATCTTGCCGAAGCAGGTTATACCACAAGAGGAAAAATTGGATGTACTCAACCTCGTAGGGTGGCTGCAATGTCAGTTGCAAAGAGAGTAGCAGAAGAGTTTGGTTGTAGATTGGGAGAAGAAGTTGGTTATGCCATTCGGTTTGAGGATTGCACTGGACCAGATACTGTTATCAAGTACATGACAGATGGTATGCTTCTTAGGGAAATATTGGTCGATGACAATCTGTCACAGTATTCTGTTATAATGCTTGACGAAGCCCATGAAAGAACTATTCATACTGATGTTCTTTTTGGACTGCTCAAGCAGCTAGTGAGGCGAAGACCTGAATTGCGATTGATTGTCACTTCTGCTACTCTGGACGCTGAGAAATTTTCAGGATATTTCTTTAACTGTAACATCTTTACAATTCCCGGTAGAACTTTTCCTGTAGAGATACTTTATACCAAACAGCCGGAAAGTGATTATTTAGATGCATCTTTAATAACTGTCCTACAGATACACTTGACAGAGCCTGAGGGagacattcttctctttttgaCCGGGCAAGAGGAGATTGATTTTGCTTGCCAATCTCTATATGAGAGAATGAAGGGATTAGGTAAGAATGTTCCAGAGCTGATCATTTTACCGGTTTATAGTGCCCTTCCTAGTGAAATGCAGTCTAGGATATTTGAACCTGCTCCTCCAGGGAAAAGGAAAGTGGTTGTGGCTACTAACATTGCTGAGGCTTCTTTGACTATTGATGGGatattttatgtaattgatCCTGGATTTGCTAAGCAAAATGTTTATAACCCAAAGCAAGGTCTTGATTCTTTGGTAATAACTCCAATTTCACAAGCATCAGCCAAACAAAGAGCTGGACGTGCAGGACGTACTGGACCTGGGAAGTGTTATCGCCTTTATACTGAGAGTGCATATAGGAATGAGATGTCTCCCACTACAATTCCTGAGATTCAAAGGATAAATCTGGGGATGACTACACTTAATATGAAAGCAATGGGGATAAATGATCTACTGTCCTTTGATTTTATGGATCCACCATCACCTCAAGCACTGATTTCTGCCATGGAGCAGCTTTACAGTCTTGGAGCATTAGATGAAGAGGGCCTTTTGACCAAATTGGGGAGGAAAATGGCAGAATTTCCTTTGGATCCACCTTTGTCCAAGATGTTGCTTGCCAGCGTTGACCTTGGATGCAGTGATGAGATTTTGACCATAATTGCCATGATCCAGACCGGTAATATTTTTTACAGGCCAAGGGAAAAGCAAGCCCAAGCAGATCAGAAGAGGGCAAAGTTTTTCCAGCCAGAGGGTGATCATCTGACACTACTTGCTGTTTATGAGGCTTGGAAAGCGAAGAATTTTTCTGGGCCCTGGTGTTTTGAGAATTTTGTGCAATCTAGATCGTTGAGAAGAGCACAGGATGTCAGGAAACAACTTCTCACCATTATGGATAA GTACAAATTGGATGTTGTAAGTGCTGGAAAAAACTTCACCAAAGTAAGGAAGGCTATCACTGCTGGATTCTTTTTTCACGCTGCCAGAAAGGATCCCCAGGAAGGATACAGAACTCTAGTTGAGAACCAACCTGTGTATATCCATCCAAGTTCTGCTTTGTTCCAGAGGCAGCCAGACTGGGTTATATACCATGAGCTTGTGATGACAACTAAGGAGTATATGCGTGAGGTCACTGTCATAGACCCCAAATGGCTTGTTGAACTGGCTCCAAGATTTTTCAAAGTAGCAGATCCTACAAAGATGAGCAAGCGGAAGCGTCAAGAGCGAATTGAACCACTTTATGATAGATATCACGAGCCAAATTCATGGCGTTTGAGTAAACGTCGTGCATGA
- the LOC114194392 gene encoding microtubule-associated protein 70-2-like, which translates to MAEVSGDGAALSVSGSFKEGRGSARRRGGVRPPSMDADEFMNLLHGSDPVKVELNRLENEVRDKDRELSEAQAEIKALRLSERLREKAVEELTEELSKVEGKLKLTESLLESKNLEIKKINDEKKASMAAQFAAEATLRRVHAAQKDDDMPPIEAILAPLEAELKLARQEIAKLQDDNKALDRLTKSKEAALIEAERTVQFALAKASMVDDLQNKNQELIKQIEICQEENKILDKMHRQKVAEVEKLTQTVRELEEAVLAGGAAANAVRDYQRKVQEMNEERKTLDRELARAKVTANRVAVVVANEWKDANDKVMPVKQWLEERRFLQGEMQQLRDKLAIVERAAKSEAQLKEKYHLRLKVLEESLRGNSNSSIRGTPEGRSVSNGRRQSLGGADNFSKLSSNGFLSKRSPSSHMRSSLSSSTVLKHAKGTSKSFDGGTRSLERSKMLLNGTPPIYSFNQSLEETKEREPSDNWKGNSDDKQNDFPTVDSVDSVPSVLYDLLQKEVIALRKAGHEKDQSLKDKDDAIEMLGRKVDTLTKAMEVEAKKMRREVAAMEKEVAAMRVEKEQENRAKRFSNVKGSVNSAHQQLISGRNVTRGGLTRSTQ; encoded by the exons ATGGCGGAGGTTTCCGGCGACGGCGCGGCGCTGTCGGTGTCGGGATCATTCAAGGAGGGGAGAGGCTCGGCGCGGCGCCGCGGAGGAGTGAGGCCGCCGAGCATGGACGCGGACGAGTTCATGAACCTGCTGCACGGTTCGGATCCGGTGAAGGTGGAGCTCAATCGCCTTGAGAATGAAGTTCGAG ATAAGGACAGGGAGTTATCGGAAGCGCAGGCGGAGATCAAAGCCTTGAGGCTTTCTGAACGTCTCAGAGAAAAGGCCGTTGAAGAG CTGACGGAAGAACTATCAAAGGTTGAAGGGAAGCTAAAACTAACAGAATCTCTTTTAGAAAGCAAG AATCTTGAAATAAAAAAGATCAATGATGAAAAGAAAGCATCCATGGCAGCTCAATTTGCAGCTGAAGCCACTCTTCGAAGGGTCCATGCTGCCCAGAAAGATGATGACATGCCTCCAATAGAAGCAATTCTTGCTCCTTTGGAGGCTGAACTGAAGCTTGCTCGGCAAGAG ATTGCTAAACTACAAGATGATAACAAAGCTTTAGATCGCCTTACCAAATCTAAAGAAGCTGCACTAATTGAAGCTGAGAGGACTGTCCAGTTTGCCTTGGCTAAAGCCTCAATGGTGGATGATCTGCAGAATAAAAATCAAGAGCTAATTAAACAGATTGAGATTTGTCAG gaagaaaataaaattttggacAAAATGCATAGGCAGAAGGTGGCAGAGGTTGAAAAGCTCACCCAAACTGTTAGAGAACTAGAAGAGGCTGTCCTTGCCGGTGGTGCAGCTGCAAATGCAGTGAGAGATTATCAGCGGAAAGTTCAAGAAATGAAT gaagaaagaaaaacactGGACAGGGAGTTGGCCCGTGCCAAGGTAACAGCAAACAGAGTAGCGGTAGTGGTTGCAAATGAATGGAAAGATGCTAATGATAAAGTGATGCCTGTCAAACAATGGCTTGAAGAGCGACGATTCTTGCAG GGAGAAATGCAGCAACTTCGTGACAAGCTTGCTATAGTTGAGCGTGCTGCAAAATCTGAAGCACAGTTGAAA gAAAAATATCATTTACGGCTTAAAGTGCTAGAGGAGAGTTTGAGAGGAAATTCTAACAGCAGTATTCGTGGCACCCCAGAGGGAAGAAGTGTGAGCAATGGTCGTCGTCAATCCCTAGGAGGAGCTGATAACTTCTCAAAACTATCCTCTAATGGGTTTTTATCTAAAAGATCACCATCCTCTCATATGAGGTCATCCCTATCCTCTAGCACAGTATTGAAGCATGCTAAAGGAACTTCTAAATCTTTTGATGGTGGTACAAGATCACTGGAAAGGAGTAAAATGCTGCTGAATGGAACACCTCCAATTTACTCATTCAATCAATCTCTTGAAGAAACCAAAGAGAGAGAGCCAAGTGATAATTGGAAAGGAAATTCAGATGATAAGCAAAATGACTTCCCAACGGTAGATTCAGTGGATAGTGTTCCTAGTGTTTTATATGACCTGCTGCAAAAGGAAGTCATAGCCTTGAGGAAAGCTGGTCATGAGAAAGATCAAAGCCTAAAAGATAAAGACGATGCTATTGAG ATGTTAGGAAGGAAGGTAGATACATTGACCAAAGCAATGGAAGTTGAGGCAAAGAAGATGAGAAGGGAAGTGGCTGCTATGGAGAAGGAGGTAGCTGCTATGCGCGTAGAGAAAGAACAAGAGAACAGGGCAAAGCGTTTCAGCAATGTAAAGGGTTCTGTAAACAGTGCTCATCAACAGCTAATTTCTGGAAG GAATGTGACAAGGGGTGGATTAACACGCAGCACCCAATGA
- the LOC114195352 gene encoding farnesoic acid carboxyl-O-methyltransferase encodes MNAMAEFFTMDHQSHQIFGDDKVKMVINTLPPNGGSGTFSYSKNSYFQKRSSSVEESKIEEEIQKKLDVKKLASASNMIIRVADFGCATGPNTFVNAHKVLEAMKHKHKSQCPNTETNPEFHVFFNDLPSNDFNTLFTSLPQDRNFFACGVPGSFYNRLFPQSSIHFAYSTYALHFLSKSPEVVQELNDPAWNKGRIHYTSASEEVVDAYATQFARDAGNFLDARAVELVPGGMLVIVMQGVPNGMPYSHIINGMLFDCMGSILMELSKEGLFDESEVDSFNFPYYAPSPEEMRKVIEKNGRFSIERMELTDPAPWLKSMEQVIPEWILHVRAAMEPIFITQFGNQATHQMFQRLTKQLLDKRHLLQTKYRDKIQLFLVLKKN; translated from the exons ATGAATGCAATGGCAGAGTTCTTCACAATGGATCATCAATCACACCAAATTTTTGGAGATGACAAAGTGAAAATGGTGATCAACACATTACCACCAAATGGGGGAAGTGGCACATTCAGCTACTCCAAAAATTCCTACTTTCAG AAACGAAGTTCAAGTGTTGAAGAGAGTAAGATTGAAGAAGAAATCCAGAAGAAGCTGGATGTGAAAAAGCTAGCTTCTGCTTCAAACATGATTATTCGTGTGGCGGATTTTGGGTGTGCGACTGGTCCAAACACCTTCGTGAATGCACACAAGGTGCTTGAAGCAATGAAACACAAGCACAAAAGCCAGTGTCCAAACACCGAAACAAACCCAGAATTTCATGTCTTCTTCAACGATCTACCATCCAACGATTTCAACACCCTTTTCACCTCTTTGCCTCAAGATAGAAACTTTTTTGCATGTGGGGTTCCTGGTTCTTTCTACAATCGCTTGTTCCCTCAATCATCCATTCATTTTGCATATTCAACTTACGCCCTGCACTTTCTTTCAAAGTCACCTGAAGTCGTGCAAGAGTTGAACGACCCTGCATGGAACAAAGGTAGAATTCACTACACAAGTGCTTCCGAGGAAGTGGTTGATGCATATGCAACTCAATTTGCTAGGGATGCAGGGAACTTCTTGGATGCTAGGGCTGTGGAACTTGTGCCAGGTGGCATGTTGGTCATAGTCATGCAAGGTGTTCCCAATGGCATGCCTTATTCTCACATCATCAATGGTATGTTGTTTGATTGTATGGGATCTATCCTCATGGAGCTTTCCAAGGAG ggGCTATTTGATGAGTCTGAAGTTGATTCCTTCAATTTTCCTTACTATGCACCAAGTCCAGAGGAGATGAGAAAGGTTATAGAAAAGAATGGAAGGTTTAGCATTGAAAGAATGGAGCTAACAGATCCAGCACCATGGTTAAAGAGCATGGAGCAGGTAATACCTGAATGGATACTTCATGTTAGGGCTGCAATGGAACCAATTTTCATCACACAATTTGGGAATCAAGCCACACATCAAATGTTTCAACGCCTAACCAAACAACTGTTAGATAAACGTCATCTGCTCCAAACAAAATACAGGgacaaaattcaactttttcttgttttaaagaaaaattga